In the Afipia sp. GAS231 genome, CAGCGCGTTGACCAGCGTGGACTTGCCGACGTTCGGCGCACCGATCAGCGCGACGAAGCCGCAGCGGGTCGCGGCGGGCGCGGCTTCGGTTGAAGATTCAGTTGTCATTGCTTGCGCCGCTGACGCCTTCGCGTTCGATCATGACGGATGCCGCGACCTTTTCGGCCGCGCGCTTGGAGCCGCCGACACCTTCGGCGGGCGCCAGGCCCGGCAGGTCGACGGCGACGCGGAATTGCGGATCGTGATGCGGACCGGTGCGCTCGACCTCGCGATAAACCGGCGTCGGCAAGCCCTTGCTCTGGGCCCACTCCTGCAGCACCGTTTTCGGATCGCGCAGCGGCCGCCGCGGCTTGTGCATCCGCTCCAGCCAGTTGCGCTCGACGAATTGTGCCGCGGCCGCATGGCCGCCGTCGAGATAGATCGCGCCGATCACGGCCTCACAGATGTCGCCGAGCACGGACTTTCGTAGCCGCGCGCCGGCGCCGGCGCCGACCGCGCCGAGCTTGATGTCGTCGAGCAGCCCGAGCGATTTGGCGACATCGGCGCAGCTCTCCTTGCGCACGAGATCGGCCAGGCGCTTG is a window encoding:
- the rnc gene encoding ribonuclease III; this encodes MNDETSVIQDSDTSAEPSPKPDAGGEAVPKKKKRSKGGAKAALAAVEARIGYKFTDSALLTTAFTHVSALKPATRHRADSYQRLEFLGDHVLGLVISDMLYRAYPRADEGELSKRLADLVRKESCADVAKSLGLLDDIKLGAVGAGAGARLRKSVLGDICEAVIGAIYLDGGHAAAAQFVERNWLERMHKPRRPLRDPKTVLQEWAQSKGLPTPVYREVERTGPHHDPQFRVAVDLPGLAPAEGVGGSKRAAEKVAASVMIEREGVSGASNDN